A stretch of Capricornis sumatraensis isolate serow.1 chromosome 10, serow.2, whole genome shotgun sequence DNA encodes these proteins:
- the RPSA gene encoding small ribosomal subunit protein uS2 codes for MSGALDVLQMKEEDVLKFLAAGTHLGGTNLDFQMEQYIYKRKSDGIYIINLKRTWEKLLLAARAIVAIENPADVSVISSRNTGQRAVLKFAAATGATPIAGRFTPGTFTNQIQAAFREPRLLVVTDPRADHQPLTEASYVNLPTIALCNTDSPLRYVDIAIPCNNKGAHSVGLMWWMLAREVLRMRGTISREHPWEVMPDLYFYRDPEEIEKEEQAAAEKAVTKEEFQGEWTAPAPEFTAAQPEVADWSEGVQVPSVPIQQFPTEDWSAQPSTEDWSAAPTAQATEWVGTTTEWS; via the exons ATGTCCGGAGCCCTTGATGTCCTGCAAATGAAGGAGGAGGATGTCCTCAAATTCCTTGCAGCAGGAACCCACTTAGGTGGCACCAACCTTGACTTCCAAATGGAACAGTACATCTACAAAAGGAAAAGTGATG GCATCTACATCATAAACCTGAAGAGGACCTGGGAGAAGCTGCTGTTGGCCGCTCGGGCTATTGTCGCCATTGAGAACCCGGCGGACGTCAGTGTCATCTCCTCCAGGAACACTGGCCAG CGAGCTGTGCTGAAGTTTGCTGCTGCCACTGGAGCCACTCCTATCGCTGGCCGCTTCACTCCGGGAACCTTCACTAACCAGATCCAGGCCGCCTTCAGGGAGCCGAGGCTTCTGGTGGTCACCGATCCCAGGGCTGACCACCAGCCCCTCACGGAAGCCTCCTACGTTAACCTGCCAACCATTGCCCTGTGCAACACGGACTCTCCTCTGCGCTACGTGGACATCGCCATCCCGTGCAACAACAAG GGGGCGCACTCAGTGGGCCTGATGTGGTGGATGCTTGCCCGGGAAGTCCTGCGCATGCGCGGCACCATCTCCCGAGAACACCCGTGGGAGGTCATGCCGGACCTCTACTTCTACAGGGACCCCGAGGAG ATTGAAAAGGAAGAGCAGGCAGCAGCTGAGAAGGCTGTGACCAAGGAGGAGTTTCAGGGCGAATGGACCGCTCCAGCTCCAGAGTTCACGGCTGCCCAGCCTGAGGTGGCAGACTGGTCCGAAGGTGTGCAGGTGCCTTCCGTGCCCATTCAGCAGTTCCCCACTG AAGACTGGAGTGCTCAGCCTTCCACTGAAGactggtctgcagcccccactgCCCAGGCCACGGAATGGGTAGGAACCACCACCGAGTGGTCGTAA